One region of Salvelinus namaycush isolate Seneca chromosome 3, SaNama_1.0, whole genome shotgun sequence genomic DNA includes:
- the LOC120043913 gene encoding alpha-1A adrenergic receptor-like, which produces MNFDTADEVNFWSNRSSELYSGTQGPLSANNSNLTTANDTDNDTYTSPLDLTRAVSVGIVLGAFILFAIVGNILVILSVVCNRHLRIPTNYFIINLAIADLLLGTTVLPVSATLEILDYWVFGRIFCDIWAAVDVLCCTASIMSLCVISIDRYIGVRYPLQYPCIVTEKRALLAMLGVWVLATVISIGPLLGWKQPPSNDDTICPITEEPFYALFSSLGSFYIPLAVILCMYCQVYVVAKRTTKNLEAGVMKEHMDSNELTLRIHCKNAQLQEYCGAGKGQTRSTLTVKLLKFSREKKAAKTLGVVVGMFILCWLPFFLVLPIGSFNANLRPPETFFKVIFWLGYFNSCLNPIIYPCYSREFKQAFIRILKCRCHQKKKQKGWRAYYNYRSSHPGSTNNSYLNGSQQTLSSVNPSPRCVSKGSGSCLESGWGHGSLSPCLSLPGSPFTSQMRAIPGAVCQSTSRTIRVNLASPLARESVHANGQSGNGKVEHGAIRATPETMM; this is translated from the exons ATGAATTTTGATACTGCTGATGAAGTCAACTTCTGGAGTAACCGTTCCTCGGAGCTGTACTCGGGGACACAGGGACCATTATCTGCAAATAATTCCAACTTGACCACAGCAAATGACACAGACAATGACACATACACGAGTCCGCTGGATCTTACCCGAGCCGTGTCCGTTGGTATAGTTCTGGGTGCGTTCATTCTGTTCGCAATCGTGGGCAATATACTCGTAATACTTTCCGTTGTATGCAACAGACACCTGCGCATCCCAACAAACTATTTCATTATCAACCTAGCCATTGCGGACCTGTTGCTGGGTACAACCGTGCTGCCCGTGTCTGCAACATTGGAGATTCTTGACTACTGGGTATTCGGGAGGATATTCTGTGACATCTGGGCGGCAGTGGACGTGCTATGTTGCACTGCTTCCATTATGAGCCTGTGCGTAATATCCATAGACCGTTATATAGGAGTGCGCTACCCACTGCAGTACCCCTGTATAGTAACGGAGAAAAGAGCCCTTTTGGCCATGCTCGGTGTTTGGGTTCTCGCTACTGTCATTTCCATCGGACCTCTGCTCGGGTGGAAACAACCACCTTCAAATGACGACACCATTTGCCCCATCACCGAAGAGCCCTTTTACGCACTGTTCTCGTCATTGGGTTCATTTTACATACCTCTGGCTGTCATCCTTTGCATGTACTGTCAGGTTTATGTAGTTGCCAAACGGACCACTAAGAACTTAGAGGCGGGGGTCATGAAAGAACACATGGACTCGAATGAGCTCACGCTCAGGATCCACTGCAAAAACGCACAGCTGCAGGAATACTGCGGCGCAGGCAAGGGCCAGACACGGAGCACGCTAACAGTCAAACTGCTCAAGTTCTCCCGAGAGAAGAAAGCTGCTAAAACGCTCGGTGTCGTGGTGGGCATGTTTATTCTCTGCTGGCTGCCATTCTTCCTCGTGCTGCCCATCG GGTCATTCAACGCCAACCTACGTCCCCCGGAGACGTTCTTTAAGGTGATCTTCTGGCTGGGCTACTTCAACAGCTGCCTGAATCCCATTATCTACCCCTGCTACAGCCGAGAGTTCAAACAGGCCTTCATCCGCATCCTCAAGTGCCGCTGCCATCAGAAGAAAAAGCAGAAGGGCTGGAGGGCCTACTACAACTACCGTTCCTCTCACCCGGGCTCCACCAACAACTCCTACCTGAACGGGAGCCAGCAGACCCTGTCCTCTGTCAATCCCAGCCCTCGCTGTGTGAGCAAAGGATCCGGCTCTTGCCTGGAGTCTGGGTGGGGCCAtggctccctgtctccctgcctgtctctgcCTGGGAGCCCCTTCACCAGCCAGATGAGGGCCATTCCTGGAGCTGTCTGCCAGAGCACCAGCAGAACTATCAGAGTCAACCTGGCCTCCCCCCTGGCCAGGGAGTCAGTGCATGCCAATGGACAGAGTGGGAATGGAAAGGTGGAGCATGGAGCAATCAGGGCAACACCTGAGACAATGATGTAA